The following coding sequences lie in one Spinacia oleracea cultivar Varoflay chromosome 1, BTI_SOV_V1, whole genome shotgun sequence genomic window:
- the LOC110805669 gene encoding 18.1 kDa class I heat shock protein-like produces MASPSLSFRPNPYSSEFIPIPISSEYVVSNPLLPKKKASDASSSTALVAPSLSEMMSTLNHSLSDLGFPILSTGSFHVAVDWKETSVTHVIKAAVPGFTKEQVKIEMEDDGRVLIISGEKKAEKKDQQEGEKVMLAEMGSGKFCRKFNLPENAKVDEIDATIKDGVLTVTIPKVEVPKKNLKSIKISAA; encoded by the coding sequence ATGGCGTCGCCATCTCTTTCCTTCCGTCCCAACCCTTACTCCTCTGAGTTCATTCCCATTCCCATTTCCTCTGAGTACGTGGTTTCCAACCCTCTCTTACCCAAGAAGAAGGCGTCTGACGCATCGTCATCTACTGCTTTGGTGGCGCCTTCTCTCTCTGAGATGATGAGTACACTCAATCACTCACTCTCGGACTTAGGGTTTCCCATCCTATCAACCGGAAGCTTCCACGTGGCGGTGGACTGGAAGGAAACTTCTGTTACACACGTCATCAAGGCGGCGGTTCCTGGGTTTACGAAGGAGCAAGTGAAGATCGAAATGGAAGACGATGGTCGCGTGCTGATAATCTCCGGAGAGAAGAAGGCCGAGAAGAAGGACCAACAGGAGGGTGAGAAGGTGATGCTTGCTGAAATGGGTTCTGGAAAATTCTGTCGTAAGTTCAACCTTCCCGAGAATGCTAAGGTGGATGAGATCGACGCTACTATTAAGGATGGTGTTCTCACTGTCACTATTCCCAAGGTTGAAGTTCCTAAGAAGAATCTCAAGTCCATTAAGATTTCTGCTGCTTGA